In Rissa tridactyla isolate bRisTri1 chromosome 22, bRisTri1.patW.cur.20221130, whole genome shotgun sequence, a single genomic region encodes these proteins:
- the MED26 gene encoding mediator of RNA polymerase II transcription subunit 26 isoform X4 has translation MVAVLEVISSLEKYPITKEALEETRLGRLINEVRKKTSNEELAKRAKKLLRNWQKLIEPVTQNEPVPRGLPNPPGSANGGAHNCKQETQLPAVAGSKPISELKSRNDIQKLNSPKPEKLGNRKRKGEHRDGHQGPPPAKVSKASHEVLQNSSPPPTNGIGGSPENFPSPVDVNLHAGPESSRTELGENDKHNKIPVNAVKPHTSSPGLVKPSSTSSLLKTAVLQQHEKSEETTGPHQPKSPRCSSFSPRNVRHDTFARQHTTYSPKDSMPSPSQRSQFLDSAQVPSPPPSLMQPSTPPMPAKRLEFPQQSVSEVSQHWQEQQVPSESQHRHTAGTLQQHTSPSCKTSSHPGESLTPHMGFSQDASKMDSDDAASGSDSKKKKRYRPRDYTVNLDGHVTEGGVKPVRLKERKLTFDPMTGQIKPLTQKDPLQVEIPALTEQHRTETEKQEQKPNLQSPFEQTNWKELSRNEIIQSYLNRQSSLLSSSGVQTPGAHYFMSEYLKQEESTRKEARKTHVLAPNSKPTDLPGVTREVTSDDLDRIREHNWPGVNGCYDTQGNWYDWTQCISLDPHGDDGRLNILPYVCLD, from the exons ATGGTGGCAGTGCTGGAAGTGATCTCCAGCCTGGAGAAATACCCCATTACCAAAGAGGCACTTGAG gaAACGAGACTTGGGAGGCTTATCAATGAGGTGAGGAAGAAGACATCCAATGAGGAACTTGCCAAACGTGCCAAGAAATTGTTGCGGAATTGGCAAAAGTTGATAGAACCCGTAACCCAGAATGAACCAGTGCCAAGAGGGTTGCCGAACCCACCTGGGTCAGCAAATGGTGGTGCTCACAACTGCAAGCAAGAAACGCAACTTCCTGCTGTGGCTGGGTCAAAGCCAATCAGCGAATTGAAAAGCAGGAATGATATACAGAAACTAAATTCTCCAAAACCAGAGAAATTGGgaaataggaaaaggaaaggtgAACACAGGGATGGGCATCAGGGCCCCCCTCCCGCAAAAGTCTCCAAAGCTAGTCATGAAGTATTACAAAACTCTTCACCCCCTCCAACAAATGGCATTGGAGGTAGTCCTGAAAATTTTCCTAGTCCTGTAGACGTAAATCTACACGCAgggcctgaaagcagcaggacagAACTCGGTGAAAACGATAAACACAATAAGATCCCGGTAAATGCTGTAAAACCTCACACCAGTTCTCCAGGACTTGTAAAACCTTCAAGCACTTCCTCCTTATTAAAGACTGCAGTGCTTCAGCAGCATGAGAAATCGGAAGAAACCACAGGACCGCACCAACCTAAGAGTCCTCGCTGTTCCTCGTTTAGCCCTAGAAACGTTAGGCATGATACTTTTGCTCGGCAGCATACTACGTACTCACCAAAGGATTCGATGCCTAGTCCATCTCAAAGGTCTCAGTTCTTAGATTCTGCACAGGTGCCATCGCCGCCACCATCCTTGATGCAACCATCGACACCTCCGATGCCAGCAAAAAGACTGGAGTTCCCTCAGCAGTCGGTCTCTGAGGTGTCTCAGcactggcaggagcagcaggtacCTTCTGAAAGCCAGCACAGGCACACAGCAGGGACACTTCAACAGCACACATCTCCCAGCTGCAAAACCAGCTCCCACCCTGGGGAATCGCTCACGCCACACATGGGCTTTTCCCAGGACGCTTCAAAAATGGACAGCGATGATGCTGCTTCAGGTTCCGatagtaaaaagaagaaaaggtaccGACCCAGAGACTATACAGTCAACCTGGATGGGCACGTGACAGAAGGGGGTGTGAAACCTGTGAGATTAAAAGAGAGAAAGCTCACTTTTGATCCCATGACAGGACAGATAAAACCTTTAACACAGAAAGATCCTTTGCAGGTAGAAATCCCTGCGCTTACTGAACAGCACAGGACAGAAACGGAAAAGCAGGAGCAAAAACCCAACCTGCAAAGCCCCTTTGAACAAACGAACTGGAAGGAATTATCCAGAAATGAAATCATTCAGTCATATTTAAACAGACAGAGTAGCTTGCTGTCTTCATCAGGAGTACAGACTCCAGGAGCTCACTACTTCATGTCTGAATAtttaaagcaggaggaaagcactAGAAAAGAGGCTAGAAAGACTCACGTTCTAGCTCCTAACAGCAAACCTACAGACTTGCCTGGGGTCACGAGAGAGGTCACGAGCGATGACCTCGACAGAATACGCGAACATAACTGGCCAGGCGTGAACGGTTGTTACGACACACAGGGTAACTGGTATGATTGGACACAGTGCATATCGTTAGATCCGCACGGGGATGACGGTAGATTGAACATCCTGCCTTACGTCTGCCTAGACTGA
- the MED26 gene encoding mediator of RNA polymerase II transcription subunit 26 isoform X3 has protein sequence MTAAPAPSPQQIRDRLLQAIDPQSNIHNMVAVLEVISSLEKYPITKEALEETRLGRLINEVRKKTSNEELAKRAKKLLRNWQKLIEPVTQNEPVPRGLPNPPGSANGGAHNCKQETQLPAVAGSKPISELKSRNDIQKLNSPKPEKLGNRKRKGEHRDGHQGPPPAKVSKASHEVLQNSSPPPTNGIGGSPENFPSPVDVNLHAGPESSRTELGENDKHNKIPVNAVKPHTSSPGLVKPSSTSSLLKTAVLQQHEKSEETTGPHQPKSPRCSSFSPRNVRHDTFARQHTTYSPKDSMPSPSQRSQFLDSAQVPSPPPSLMQPSTPPMPAKRLEFPQQSVSEVSQHWQEQQVPSESQHRHTAGTLQQHTSPSCKTSSHPGESLTPHMGFSQDASKMDSDDAASGSDSKKKKRYRPRDYTVNLDGHVTEGGVKPVRLKERKLTFDPMTGQIKPLTQKDPLQVEIPALTEQHRTETEKQEQKPNLQSPFEQTNWKELSRNEIIQSYLNRQSSLLSSSGVQTPGAHYFMSEYLKQEESTRKEARKTHVLAPNSKPTDLPGVTREVTSDDLDRIREHNWPGVNGCYDTQGNWYDWTQCISLDPHGDDGRLNILPYVCLD, from the exons ATCCATAACATGGTGGCAGTGCTGGAAGTGATCTCCAGCCTGGAGAAATACCCCATTACCAAAGAGGCACTTGAG gaAACGAGACTTGGGAGGCTTATCAATGAGGTGAGGAAGAAGACATCCAATGAGGAACTTGCCAAACGTGCCAAGAAATTGTTGCGGAATTGGCAAAAGTTGATAGAACCCGTAACCCAGAATGAACCAGTGCCAAGAGGGTTGCCGAACCCACCTGGGTCAGCAAATGGTGGTGCTCACAACTGCAAGCAAGAAACGCAACTTCCTGCTGTGGCTGGGTCAAAGCCAATCAGCGAATTGAAAAGCAGGAATGATATACAGAAACTAAATTCTCCAAAACCAGAGAAATTGGgaaataggaaaaggaaaggtgAACACAGGGATGGGCATCAGGGCCCCCCTCCCGCAAAAGTCTCCAAAGCTAGTCATGAAGTATTACAAAACTCTTCACCCCCTCCAACAAATGGCATTGGAGGTAGTCCTGAAAATTTTCCTAGTCCTGTAGACGTAAATCTACACGCAgggcctgaaagcagcaggacagAACTCGGTGAAAACGATAAACACAATAAGATCCCGGTAAATGCTGTAAAACCTCACACCAGTTCTCCAGGACTTGTAAAACCTTCAAGCACTTCCTCCTTATTAAAGACTGCAGTGCTTCAGCAGCATGAGAAATCGGAAGAAACCACAGGACCGCACCAACCTAAGAGTCCTCGCTGTTCCTCGTTTAGCCCTAGAAACGTTAGGCATGATACTTTTGCTCGGCAGCATACTACGTACTCACCAAAGGATTCGATGCCTAGTCCATCTCAAAGGTCTCAGTTCTTAGATTCTGCACAGGTGCCATCGCCGCCACCATCCTTGATGCAACCATCGACACCTCCGATGCCAGCAAAAAGACTGGAGTTCCCTCAGCAGTCGGTCTCTGAGGTGTCTCAGcactggcaggagcagcaggtacCTTCTGAAAGCCAGCACAGGCACACAGCAGGGACACTTCAACAGCACACATCTCCCAGCTGCAAAACCAGCTCCCACCCTGGGGAATCGCTCACGCCACACATGGGCTTTTCCCAGGACGCTTCAAAAATGGACAGCGATGATGCTGCTTCAGGTTCCGatagtaaaaagaagaaaaggtaccGACCCAGAGACTATACAGTCAACCTGGATGGGCACGTGACAGAAGGGGGTGTGAAACCTGTGAGATTAAAAGAGAGAAAGCTCACTTTTGATCCCATGACAGGACAGATAAAACCTTTAACACAGAAAGATCCTTTGCAGGTAGAAATCCCTGCGCTTACTGAACAGCACAGGACAGAAACGGAAAAGCAGGAGCAAAAACCCAACCTGCAAAGCCCCTTTGAACAAACGAACTGGAAGGAATTATCCAGAAATGAAATCATTCAGTCATATTTAAACAGACAGAGTAGCTTGCTGTCTTCATCAGGAGTACAGACTCCAGGAGCTCACTACTTCATGTCTGAATAtttaaagcaggaggaaagcactAGAAAAGAGGCTAGAAAGACTCACGTTCTAGCTCCTAACAGCAAACCTACAGACTTGCCTGGGGTCACGAGAGAGGTCACGAGCGATGACCTCGACAGAATACGCGAACATAACTGGCCAGGCGTGAACGGTTGTTACGACACACAGGGTAACTGGTATGATTGGACACAGTGCATATCGTTAGATCCGCACGGGGATGACGGTAGATTGAACATCCTGCCTTACGTCTGCCTAGACTGA
- the MED26 gene encoding mediator of RNA polymerase II transcription subunit 26 isoform X2 produces MCVFLERVKTALILSGKILFLEEPCGNRNWRRVSATLLQWIHNMVAVLEVISSLEKYPITKEALEETRLGRLINEVRKKTSNEELAKRAKKLLRNWQKLIEPVTQNEPVPRGLPNPPGSANGGAHNCKQETQLPAVAGSKPISELKSRNDIQKLNSPKPEKLGNRKRKGEHRDGHQGPPPAKVSKASHEVLQNSSPPPTNGIGGSPENFPSPVDVNLHAGPESSRTELGENDKHNKIPVNAVKPHTSSPGLVKPSSTSSLLKTAVLQQHEKSEETTGPHQPKSPRCSSFSPRNVRHDTFARQHTTYSPKDSMPSPSQRSQFLDSAQVPSPPPSLMQPSTPPMPAKRLEFPQQSVSEVSQHWQEQQVPSESQHRHTAGTLQQHTSPSCKTSSHPGESLTPHMGFSQDASKMDSDDAASGSDSKKKKRYRPRDYTVNLDGHVTEGGVKPVRLKERKLTFDPMTGQIKPLTQKDPLQVEIPALTEQHRTETEKQEQKPNLQSPFEQTNWKELSRNEIIQSYLNRQSSLLSSSGVQTPGAHYFMSEYLKQEESTRKEARKTHVLAPNSKPTDLPGVTREVTSDDLDRIREHNWPGVNGCYDTQGNWYDWTQCISLDPHGDDGRLNILPYVCLD; encoded by the exons ATCCATAACATGGTGGCAGTGCTGGAAGTGATCTCCAGCCTGGAGAAATACCCCATTACCAAAGAGGCACTTGAG gaAACGAGACTTGGGAGGCTTATCAATGAGGTGAGGAAGAAGACATCCAATGAGGAACTTGCCAAACGTGCCAAGAAATTGTTGCGGAATTGGCAAAAGTTGATAGAACCCGTAACCCAGAATGAACCAGTGCCAAGAGGGTTGCCGAACCCACCTGGGTCAGCAAATGGTGGTGCTCACAACTGCAAGCAAGAAACGCAACTTCCTGCTGTGGCTGGGTCAAAGCCAATCAGCGAATTGAAAAGCAGGAATGATATACAGAAACTAAATTCTCCAAAACCAGAGAAATTGGgaaataggaaaaggaaaggtgAACACAGGGATGGGCATCAGGGCCCCCCTCCCGCAAAAGTCTCCAAAGCTAGTCATGAAGTATTACAAAACTCTTCACCCCCTCCAACAAATGGCATTGGAGGTAGTCCTGAAAATTTTCCTAGTCCTGTAGACGTAAATCTACACGCAgggcctgaaagcagcaggacagAACTCGGTGAAAACGATAAACACAATAAGATCCCGGTAAATGCTGTAAAACCTCACACCAGTTCTCCAGGACTTGTAAAACCTTCAAGCACTTCCTCCTTATTAAAGACTGCAGTGCTTCAGCAGCATGAGAAATCGGAAGAAACCACAGGACCGCACCAACCTAAGAGTCCTCGCTGTTCCTCGTTTAGCCCTAGAAACGTTAGGCATGATACTTTTGCTCGGCAGCATACTACGTACTCACCAAAGGATTCGATGCCTAGTCCATCTCAAAGGTCTCAGTTCTTAGATTCTGCACAGGTGCCATCGCCGCCACCATCCTTGATGCAACCATCGACACCTCCGATGCCAGCAAAAAGACTGGAGTTCCCTCAGCAGTCGGTCTCTGAGGTGTCTCAGcactggcaggagcagcaggtacCTTCTGAAAGCCAGCACAGGCACACAGCAGGGACACTTCAACAGCACACATCTCCCAGCTGCAAAACCAGCTCCCACCCTGGGGAATCGCTCACGCCACACATGGGCTTTTCCCAGGACGCTTCAAAAATGGACAGCGATGATGCTGCTTCAGGTTCCGatagtaaaaagaagaaaaggtaccGACCCAGAGACTATACAGTCAACCTGGATGGGCACGTGACAGAAGGGGGTGTGAAACCTGTGAGATTAAAAGAGAGAAAGCTCACTTTTGATCCCATGACAGGACAGATAAAACCTTTAACACAGAAAGATCCTTTGCAGGTAGAAATCCCTGCGCTTACTGAACAGCACAGGACAGAAACGGAAAAGCAGGAGCAAAAACCCAACCTGCAAAGCCCCTTTGAACAAACGAACTGGAAGGAATTATCCAGAAATGAAATCATTCAGTCATATTTAAACAGACAGAGTAGCTTGCTGTCTTCATCAGGAGTACAGACTCCAGGAGCTCACTACTTCATGTCTGAATAtttaaagcaggaggaaagcactAGAAAAGAGGCTAGAAAGACTCACGTTCTAGCTCCTAACAGCAAACCTACAGACTTGCCTGGGGTCACGAGAGAGGTCACGAGCGATGACCTCGACAGAATACGCGAACATAACTGGCCAGGCGTGAACGGTTGTTACGACACACAGGGTAACTGGTATGATTGGACACAGTGCATATCGTTAGATCCGCACGGGGATGACGGTAGATTGAACATCCTGCCTTACGTCTGCCTAGACTGA